Proteins encoded by one window of uncultured Draconibacterium sp.:
- the gcvP gene encoding aminomethyl-transferring glycine dehydrogenase, producing the protein MSQDRFVTRHIGPRGIEIAEMLEFVGVSSMEELLEQTVPANIRLKQPLKMNEGLSERKYFRRILDLASKNKVFNTYIGMGYYDTITPAVVLRNVLENPVWYTSYTPYQAEISQGRLEALLNFQTMVCGLTGMDIANASLLDEATAAAEAMVMLANLRSRKMVKAGVNTVLVDDKMWPQSHDVLKTRALPLGFELKILPKDEWVFDDTVFGALVQYPNSDGEIVDYSALVEKAHEKEIKVAVAADLMSLAILTPPGEWGADIVFGNSQRFGVPMGYGGPHAAFFTAKEAYKRNMPGRIIGVTKDMHGNRALRMALQTREQHIKREKATSNICTAQALLAIMAGFFGVYHGPDGIIGIAERIHNIAAFLAVEIEKLGYTQINKNFFDTIRFALPKHVMREDIEWLSHELEMNFRYFENGDVGISIDETTNPQDIGWIIEVFAKAANKKWQVAEEYPEGSSISDDFKRKSEFMTEEVFNKYRSETEMVRYIKRLAKKDISLTQSMISLGSCTMKLNAATEMLPLSWIEFNGLHPFIPKNQARGYHEMMEELRRDLAEITGMADVSLQPNSGAAGEYAGLMVIQEYHKSRGEGQRDVVIIPASAHGTNPASAVMAGTKVVVVKCDEKGNVDMEDLRAKAELHKENLSAFMVTYPSTHGVFEASIIEMCEVIHENGGQVYMDGANMNAQVGLTNPRMIGADVCHLNLHKTFAIPHGGGGPGVGPIGVASHLVEFLPSHPIMNNGHVGITAVSAAPWGSASVLPITYGYIKMMGAEGLTEATKLAILNANYIATALKDNYGILYTGENGRVAHELILECRHLKASAGITEEDIAKRLMDYGFHAPTLSFPVHGTLMIEPTESESKDELDRFISALNSIFDEVKEVENGAADKADNVLKNAPHTAQSVCADEWPHAYGREKAAYPLDWVRENKYWVPVGRVDNAWGDRNLICTCGSPEEYEAFAD; encoded by the coding sequence ATGTCTCAGGATAGATTTGTCACCCGCCACATTGGCCCACGAGGTATAGAAATTGCCGAAATGCTTGAATTTGTTGGTGTTTCATCAATGGAGGAATTGCTCGAGCAAACCGTACCGGCCAATATCAGGTTAAAGCAGCCTTTAAAAATGAATGAAGGATTGTCGGAACGAAAGTATTTTCGGCGTATTCTTGATTTGGCATCAAAAAACAAAGTATTCAATACCTATATCGGTATGGGATATTACGATACCATTACTCCGGCAGTGGTTTTGCGTAATGTTCTTGAAAATCCGGTTTGGTACACTTCTTACACGCCATACCAGGCCGAAATATCGCAGGGACGTTTGGAAGCCTTGTTAAATTTCCAGACCATGGTTTGTGGATTAACCGGAATGGACATTGCAAATGCGTCATTACTTGATGAAGCTACGGCAGCTGCTGAGGCCATGGTAATGTTGGCAAATCTGCGTTCGCGCAAAATGGTTAAAGCAGGTGTAAATACTGTTTTGGTTGACGATAAAATGTGGCCGCAGTCCCACGACGTTTTAAAAACACGTGCTTTACCGCTTGGCTTCGAACTAAAAATCTTGCCTAAAGACGAGTGGGTTTTCGACGACACGGTGTTTGGTGCGCTGGTACAATATCCAAATTCTGATGGCGAGATCGTGGACTATTCAGCATTGGTTGAAAAAGCACACGAAAAAGAAATAAAGGTGGCAGTTGCTGCCGATTTAATGTCGTTGGCAATTCTTACTCCTCCGGGAGAGTGGGGCGCCGATATTGTTTTTGGTAACTCGCAACGCTTTGGAGTTCCGATGGGATATGGTGGACCGCATGCAGCATTCTTTACTGCAAAAGAAGCTTACAAGCGAAATATGCCGGGACGTATTATCGGAGTAACGAAAGATATGCACGGCAACCGCGCACTTCGAATGGCGTTACAAACCCGCGAACAACACATTAAACGCGAAAAAGCAACTTCAAATATTTGTACAGCACAGGCATTACTGGCGATAATGGCCGGTTTCTTTGGGGTTTATCATGGCCCGGATGGTATTATCGGAATTGCCGAACGCATCCATAATATTGCTGCATTTCTTGCTGTTGAAATTGAGAAACTTGGTTACACACAGATCAATAAAAACTTTTTCGATACCATTCGTTTTGCGCTTCCAAAACATGTAATGCGCGAAGACATTGAGTGGTTGTCGCACGAGCTGGAAATGAACTTCCGCTATTTCGAAAACGGTGATGTTGGAATCAGTATTGATGAGACCACCAACCCGCAGGATATTGGCTGGATAATTGAAGTGTTCGCCAAAGCGGCCAATAAAAAATGGCAGGTTGCCGAAGAATATCCTGAAGGTTCTTCTATCAGTGATGACTTTAAGAGGAAATCTGAGTTTATGACTGAGGAGGTATTCAACAAGTACCGTTCAGAAACCGAAATGGTGCGATACATTAAACGTCTGGCGAAAAAGGATATTTCGTTAACACAATCAATGATCTCATTAGGATCGTGTACAATGAAACTGAATGCAGCCACCGAAATGTTGCCTTTGAGTTGGATCGAATTTAATGGTTTGCATCCTTTTATTCCTAAAAACCAGGCACGTGGTTACCACGAAATGATGGAAGAACTGCGCCGCGATTTAGCTGAAATTACCGGAATGGCGGACGTTAGTTTACAACCTAACTCAGGTGCTGCAGGCGAATATGCCGGGTTAATGGTTATTCAGGAATACCATAAAAGTCGTGGTGAAGGACAACGCGATGTGGTGATTATTCCTGCTTCGGCACACGGAACCAATCCAGCAAGTGCAGTAATGGCCGGAACAAAAGTGGTTGTGGTTAAGTGCGACGAAAAAGGTAACGTTGATATGGAAGATCTTCGTGCCAAAGCCGAATTGCACAAAGAAAATCTTTCGGCTTTTATGGTAACTTATCCATCTACTCATGGGGTTTTCGAGGCATCAATTATCGAGATGTGCGAAGTAATTCATGAAAATGGTGGACAGGTATACATGGACGGTGCCAACATGAATGCGCAGGTTGGTTTAACTAATCCGAGAATGATCGGAGCCGATGTTTGCCACTTAAATTTGCATAAAACGTTTGCCATTCCTCATGGTGGTGGCGGACCGGGTGTTGGCCCGATTGGAGTTGCCAGTCATTTGGTAGAATTCCTGCCTTCGCACCCGATTATGAATAACGGACACGTGGGCATTACAGCTGTTTCAGCTGCACCCTGGGGGAGCGCATCAGTATTGCCAATTACTTATGGTTACATTAAAATGATGGGAGCAGAAGGACTGACGGAAGCTACAAAACTTGCCATTCTGAATGCCAATTACATTGCCACTGCATTAAAAGATAATTACGGAATTTTATATACCGGCGAAAACGGACGCGTAGCACACGAATTAATTTTGGAGTGCCGTCACCTGAAAGCCTCAGCCGGAATTACCGAAGAAGACATTGCAAAACGATTGATGGATTATGGTTTCCATGCGCCAACACTGTCGTTCCCGGTTCATGGTACATTGATGATTGAGCCAACAGAAAGCGAATCGAAAGATGAGCTGGATCGTTTTATCAGTGCTTTAAACTCCATTTTCGATGAGGTGAAAGAAGTGGAGAACGGTGCTGCTGATAAAGCAGATAACGTATTAAAAAATGCGCCGCACACCGCCCAAAGTGTTTGTGCCGACGAATGGCCGCACGCTTATGGCCGCGAGAAAGCTGCTTATCCGCTGGATTGGGTGCGCGAAAACAAATATTGGGTACCGGTTGGCCGTGTTGACAACGCATGGGGCGATCGTAACCTGATTTGTACCTGCGGCTCGCCCGAAGAGTATGAAGCTTTTGCTGACTAA
- a CDS encoding IS110 family transposase has translation MNPVEEFPRIIERGCGLDVHKDTVVASIKGKDIVERTETFGTFTEELEKLIGFLQNEGVSHIAMESTGVYWKPVYYVLEEYFEILLVNARHVKNVPGQKTDKMDSEWIAKLLLSGLLKGSFVPRQGIRELRVLHRHRRKLIHQRTAEKNRLQNILEDANIKLGSVVSDVFGKTGTAIVLAIASGEKDPGKLSELAKGSLVRKKAELKKALYGRITEHHIFMLQLILASMEHINNQIDCIEKRIDKYLNSMRNDVELLLTIPGVSVQIAAGILAEIGNDMVFFPSAKHLASWAGVCPGNNESAGKKYSSKITHGNKYLKTTLVEAAWAASHSKDCLMAAKHKTIAARRGSKKANMAIGHKILTAAYFVLRDKTPYLLSSQNKAIEEQRRLKRIQRLERQLADLKSVYQN, from the coding sequence ATGAATCCTGTCGAAGAATTCCCAAGAATCATTGAGCGAGGTTGTGGCCTTGATGTTCATAAGGACACAGTAGTCGCCAGCATCAAAGGTAAAGATATTGTTGAACGAACTGAAACTTTTGGCACATTTACCGAAGAACTTGAAAAGCTGATTGGTTTTCTCCAGAATGAAGGAGTAAGCCATATTGCGATGGAGAGCACAGGAGTTTATTGGAAACCTGTTTACTATGTACTTGAAGAATATTTTGAGATTTTACTGGTCAATGCCAGGCATGTAAAAAATGTTCCGGGGCAAAAAACGGATAAAATGGACAGTGAATGGATTGCCAAACTTCTGTTGAGTGGCTTGCTTAAAGGAAGTTTTGTTCCACGTCAAGGCATAAGAGAACTTCGGGTTTTGCACCGCCACCGAAGAAAACTGATACATCAGCGTACTGCTGAAAAGAACCGTTTGCAGAACATCCTTGAAGATGCCAACATCAAGCTAGGCAGCGTAGTTAGTGATGTTTTTGGCAAAACAGGAACAGCAATTGTTTTGGCAATCGCATCGGGAGAAAAAGACCCGGGGAAATTATCAGAACTGGCAAAAGGATCTTTGGTCAGAAAAAAAGCCGAACTAAAGAAGGCTTTATACGGAAGGATTACCGAACATCATATTTTTATGCTTCAACTGATTCTTGCATCAATGGAACATATCAATAATCAAATTGACTGCATTGAAAAAAGAATTGACAAATATCTTAACTCCATGAGAAATGATGTTGAATTATTACTTACTATTCCAGGAGTGTCGGTACAAATAGCTGCTGGGATACTTGCTGAAATTGGAAATGACATGGTATTCTTTCCGTCAGCGAAACATCTTGCCTCATGGGCAGGCGTGTGTCCAGGAAATAACGAAAGTGCCGGTAAAAAATATTCTTCAAAAATAACACATGGCAACAAATACCTGAAAACAACCCTGGTTGAAGCTGCATGGGCAGCATCACATTCTAAAGATTGTTTAATGGCTGCAAAACATAAGACAATTGCCGCACGTAGAGGAAGTAAGAAAGCAAATATGGCAATAGGACATAAGATCCTGACGGCTGCTTACTTTGTTCTAAGGGACAAAACGCCTTACTTATTAAGTAGCCAGAACAAGGCAATTGAAGAACAAAGAAGATTAAAAAGAATACAACGGTTAGAAAGACAATTAGCAGATTTAAAAAGCGTCTATCAAAATTAA
- the ispE gene encoding 4-(cytidine 5'-diphospho)-2-C-methyl-D-erythritol kinase, whose amino-acid sequence MITFPNAKINIGLNVVEKRPDGYHNLETIFYPVKLSDALEVIEAEETTFSSSGIELDATAKNNLVYKAYTLLARDFDLPPVKMHLHKVIPFGAGLGGGSADAAFALKMLSDYFNLDLATTILEDYAAGIGADCPFFIQNRPTFAHGIGDQFKPVNLDLSAYEIVIVKPPFSVSTPQAYQNITPAKPDFNLLEIEKLPIEDWKALVKNDFEKSVFPQFPEIENLKNNLYEAGAVYASMSGSGSAVFGIFRHSPMNLDRFLPEGIFIYR is encoded by the coding sequence ATGATCACATTTCCCAATGCGAAAATAAATATCGGGCTCAATGTTGTGGAGAAACGACCGGATGGTTATCACAATCTGGAAACTATTTTCTACCCGGTAAAATTATCGGACGCTTTGGAGGTGATCGAAGCTGAGGAAACTACTTTTTCTTCATCGGGAATTGAACTTGATGCTACAGCGAAGAATAACCTCGTTTATAAAGCCTATACTTTGCTTGCCAGGGATTTTGACCTTCCACCCGTTAAAATGCATTTACACAAAGTAATTCCGTTTGGCGCTGGCCTTGGGGGTGGTTCGGCTGATGCAGCTTTTGCCTTAAAAATGCTAAGCGATTATTTCAACCTGGATTTAGCAACAACTATACTGGAAGATTACGCTGCGGGAATTGGTGCCGATTGTCCGTTTTTCATTCAAAACAGACCAACATTTGCACACGGTATTGGTGATCAGTTTAAGCCCGTAAACCTCGATTTATCGGCTTACGAAATTGTAATTGTTAAACCACCGTTTTCTGTAAGCACGCCTCAGGCTTATCAAAATATTACTCCTGCAAAACCGGATTTCAACCTCCTGGAAATCGAAAAACTCCCCATCGAAGATTGGAAAGCATTAGTGAAAAACGACTTTGAAAAAAGTGTGTTCCCGCAGTTTCCCGAAATTGAAAATCTAAAGAACAATCTGTATGAAGCAGGCGCAGTCTACGCGTCGATGTCGGGAAGCGGCTCAGCAGTATTTGGTATTTTTCGCCATTCACCGATGAATTTGGATAGATTCCTACCTGAAGGTATTTTTATTTACCGATAA
- a CDS encoding biotin/lipoyl-containing protein, producing the protein MAEEKELKNLVVQGAVYKTTYTKKFENRVNYVSPDPNELYSFIPGTIIDLFVKTKQKVKEGETLLLLEAMKMENQVRMPFDGEIVKIHVKKGEVIPNRHLMIVIKPTK; encoded by the coding sequence ATGGCAGAAGAAAAAGAGCTTAAAAATCTTGTTGTTCAAGGAGCGGTTTACAAAACAACGTATACCAAAAAATTTGAAAACAGGGTTAACTATGTATCTCCGGATCCGAATGAACTTTATTCCTTCATTCCGGGAACCATCATCGATCTTTTTGTAAAAACAAAACAAAAGGTGAAAGAAGGGGAAACACTTTTGTTGCTTGAAGCGATGAAAATGGAGAACCAGGTACGAATGCCTTTTGATGGGGAGATCGTAAAAATTCACGTAAAAAAAGGTGAGGTTATTCCTAACCGTCATTTAATGATCGTGATTAAACCGACAAAGTAA
- a CDS encoding acyl-CoA carboxylase subunit beta, which translates to MSLRSNVLDLRKRKKEVQKGGGDKAIEKQVKMGKLTARERILALLDKNSFHEYDLFVEHAAKDFGMEGKKLHGDGVIIGTGTIYDKPVCIFAQDFTVAGGSLGLMHARKITKIMDHALKMRVPLIGINDSGGARIQEGVNSLAGYGEIFFRNTLASGVIPQISVILGPCAGGAVYSPALTDFVFVVENISKMFITGPSVVKSVLGEEVSMEELGGARVHAEVTGNAHFYAQTEMECFEQIKTLISYIPRNNSRKALAHKPKAPLKGAKVEDIVPADPRIPYDMRDVLKSITDGSEFLEVMEDFAPNIIIGFGRMNGETVGFVANQPMVLAGVLDIDSSDKAARFIRYCDSFNIPIVTMEDLPGYLPGVDQEHAGVIRHGAKILYAYSEATVPKITVIVRKAYGGGYIAMNSRHLRADFVFAWPTAEIAVMGPEGAANIVFRKEIAEAENPEEMRQQKIEEYKQKFANPYVAAAQGYIDEVIEPSETRSRILHALQVSENKSASMPAKKHGIPPF; encoded by the coding sequence ATGTCACTAAGAAGTAACGTACTCGATCTTCGTAAAAGAAAGAAAGAAGTACAAAAAGGTGGTGGAGATAAAGCCATTGAGAAACAGGTTAAAATGGGTAAACTCACAGCCCGTGAACGTATCCTTGCCCTGTTGGATAAAAACTCATTTCACGAATACGATTTATTTGTTGAACATGCTGCAAAAGATTTCGGCATGGAAGGCAAAAAATTACACGGAGATGGTGTAATCATTGGTACCGGTACTATTTACGATAAGCCGGTTTGCATTTTCGCCCAGGACTTTACCGTTGCCGGTGGTTCGCTGGGTTTAATGCACGCTCGTAAGATCACCAAAATTATGGATCACGCTCTAAAAATGCGCGTTCCGTTAATTGGTATCAACGACTCGGGTGGTGCACGTATTCAGGAAGGAGTTAACTCTTTGGCCGGTTACGGAGAAATATTCTTCCGTAATACACTGGCTTCTGGTGTTATTCCGCAAATTTCTGTAATTCTTGGTCCTTGTGCCGGTGGAGCTGTTTACTCTCCTGCATTAACCGACTTTGTTTTCGTGGTAGAAAATATCTCGAAAATGTTTATCACAGGTCCTTCTGTAGTAAAATCGGTTTTGGGTGAAGAAGTTTCGATGGAAGAACTGGGTGGTGCACGTGTGCATGCCGAAGTTACCGGTAACGCACATTTTTATGCACAAACCGAAATGGAATGTTTCGAGCAGATAAAAACTCTTATTAGTTATATTCCGCGTAACAACTCAAGAAAAGCGTTGGCTCACAAACCAAAAGCACCCTTAAAAGGCGCCAAAGTTGAGGACATCGTTCCTGCTGATCCAAGAATTCCGTACGATATGCGTGATGTCCTTAAAAGTATCACCGATGGTTCTGAGTTCCTGGAAGTAATGGAAGATTTTGCGCCAAACATCATTATCGGTTTTGGTAGAATGAATGGCGAAACAGTTGGTTTCGTAGCTAACCAACCAATGGTACTTGCAGGAGTACTTGATATTGACAGTTCGGATAAAGCAGCCCGTTTTATTCGCTACTGTGATTCATTTAATATTCCTATTGTTACTATGGAAGACCTACCGGGTTACTTGCCTGGAGTTGACCAGGAACATGCCGGTGTAATTCGTCACGGAGCAAAAATTCTTTATGCATATAGTGAAGCAACTGTGCCGAAAATTACTGTAATTGTAAGAAAAGCTTACGGTGGTGGTTACATTGCAATGAACTCGCGTCACCTGCGTGCCGACTTTGTTTTTGCCTGGCCAACAGCCGAAATTGCAGTTATGGGACCTGAGGGTGCTGCGAATATCGTTTTCCGCAAAGAAATTGCCGAAGCGGAAAATCCTGAAGAAATGCGTCAGCAAAAAATTGAAGAGTACAAACAAAAGTTTGCCAATCCTTATGTTGCGGCTGCACAAGGCTATATCGACGAGGTTATCGAGCCTAGCGAAACACGTTCGCGCATTTTACATGCCTTACAGGTTTCGGAAAACAAAAGCGCTTCAATGCCAGCTAAAAAACATGGAATTCCTCCGTTTTAA
- a CDS encoding LptF/LptG family permease, producing MKWYKTIDFYISKKFLGTFFYAIGLILSIAIVFDISENLDEFLSKEIPINDIVFDYYLNFIPYFANLFSPLFTFIAVIYFTSKMTYNTEIIAILSSGVSYARLMRPYLVSAFVIAAFSFILGNYIIPPANKTMIEFRHKYIKNRNISIDRNIHRQIEPGTYIYMQSFNTNNIGMRFTLERFEGAQLKEKLTAQNIRWDEKTEKWVINSYWKRNIFDDHETFEKGYRMDTTLNMKPSDFQQLKNEMETFTTPALLKEIDLMKMRGVNYIEWEVEKHKRMANPFSAFILTLIGVGLASRKVKGGLGLHIGLGLLLAFSYILFMQISTVFAISGTAPVMLSVWIPNLTYSVLAFFVYRWAAR from the coding sequence ATGAAGTGGTATAAAACAATCGATTTTTACATCTCCAAAAAGTTTTTGGGGACATTCTTTTATGCCATTGGCCTGATTTTAAGTATCGCCATTGTTTTCGATATTTCGGAGAACCTGGATGAATTCCTATCGAAAGAAATCCCAATAAATGATATTGTTTTTGATTACTACCTGAATTTCATTCCATACTTTGCCAACCTGTTTAGTCCGCTGTTTACATTTATTGCGGTAATCTATTTCACCTCGAAAATGACCTATAACACCGAGATTATTGCCATATTAAGCAGTGGTGTTTCATATGCACGGCTTATGCGGCCTTATCTTGTATCGGCGTTTGTTATTGCGGCCTTCTCATTCATTTTGGGGAACTATATTATACCCCCGGCAAACAAAACCATGATCGAATTCAGGCACAAATACATTAAAAACCGTAACATTAGCATCGATCGAAATATACACCGGCAAATTGAACCAGGCACCTACATTTATATGCAAAGTTTTAATACCAATAATATAGGAATGCGTTTTACACTAGAACGTTTTGAAGGCGCACAATTAAAAGAAAAACTTACGGCACAAAATATTCGCTGGGATGAAAAAACGGAAAAATGGGTAATCAATTCTTACTGGAAACGTAACATCTTTGATGATCACGAAACTTTTGAAAAAGGCTACCGGATGGATACTACATTAAATATGAAACCGAGCGATTTTCAACAGCTGAAAAACGAGATGGAAACCTTTACTACACCGGCGTTGCTTAAAGAAATTGATTTAATGAAAATGCGCGGGGTAAACTATATTGAATGGGAAGTTGAAAAACACAAACGCATGGCAAATCCCTTTTCTGCATTCATTTTAACTTTGATTGGTGTGGGTTTAGCCTCGCGGAAAGTGAAAGGAGGCCTGGGATTACACATTGGATTAGGACTACTTCTGGCCTTTTCTTACATATTGTTTATGCAAATCTCAACAGTATTTGCCATTAGCGGAACAGCTCCGGTTATGCTTTCTGTTTGGATACCAAATTTAACTTATTCAGTTCTGGCATTCTTTGTATACCGATGGGCTGCCCGATAA
- the tgt gene encoding tRNA guanosine(34) transglycosylase Tgt — protein sequence MKFELQKTANNSRARAGVITTDHGIIETPIFMPVGTAGSVKGIHTRDIKEDIKAEIILGNTYHLYLRPGIDIIEKAGGLHKFNRWDKPILTDSGGFQVFSLGDIRKLSEEGARFQSHIDGSYHMFTPENVMDIQRTIGADIIMAFDECTPGDADYDYAKRSLELTQRWLERCFKQFNSTEPKYGYSQSLFPIVQGNTFTDLRKAAVANVKNFDADGYAIGGLSVGETEQEMYEMTEVCTADLPENKPRYLMGVGTPVNILEGIHRGIDMFDCVMPTRNGRNGMLFTSEGILNMRNKKWENDHSPIDENGTSFVDQYSKAYLRHLIISNEMLGAQIASQHNLAFYLWLVKTAREKIQSGDFVSWKNEMVLKLKQRL from the coding sequence ATGAAATTCGAACTACAGAAAACAGCAAATAACTCGAGAGCCAGAGCAGGTGTAATTACCACCGATCATGGTATCATTGAAACTCCCATTTTTATGCCGGTAGGTACTGCCGGATCAGTAAAAGGCATTCACACCAGGGATATAAAAGAAGATATAAAAGCCGAGATTATTCTTGGAAATACTTATCATTTGTATTTACGTCCGGGAATTGATATAATAGAAAAAGCCGGTGGATTACACAAATTCAATCGCTGGGATAAACCAATTCTGACTGACAGTGGAGGTTTCCAGGTTTTTTCATTGGGCGATATCAGAAAGCTAAGCGAAGAAGGAGCACGTTTTCAGTCGCACATCGACGGATCGTACCACATGTTCACGCCCGAAAATGTGATGGACATTCAACGTACTATTGGTGCCGATATTATAATGGCATTTGATGAGTGCACACCGGGCGATGCAGATTATGATTACGCAAAACGTTCGCTGGAACTCACACAACGCTGGCTGGAGCGCTGTTTTAAACAGTTTAACAGCACCGAACCAAAATATGGTTATTCGCAATCGTTATTCCCAATTGTTCAGGGTAATACATTTACCGATTTGCGAAAAGCTGCCGTTGCCAACGTAAAAAATTTCGATGCGGATGGTTATGCCATAGGAGGTTTGTCGGTTGGCGAAACCGAACAGGAAATGTACGAGATGACGGAAGTTTGCACAGCCGATCTTCCTGAAAACAAACCGCGCTATTTGATGGGCGTTGGAACACCGGTAAATATTCTGGAAGGCATTCATCGCGGAATTGACATGTTCGATTGTGTAATGCCAACCCGAAACGGACGCAACGGAATGCTGTTTACCAGCGAAGGAATCCTGAATATGCGAAATAAAAAATGGGAAAACGACCACTCTCCCATCGATGAAAACGGAACATCGTTTGTCGACCAGTATTCAAAAGCTTATCTTCGCCACTTAATTATTTCGAATGAAATGCTTGGTGCACAAATTGCCAGCCAGCATAACCTGGCTTTTTACTTGTGGCTGGTAAAAACCGCACGAGAAAAAATTCAGAGTGGTGACTTTGTAAGCTGGAAAAACGAAATGGTTTTAAAACTAAAACAACGACTTTAA
- a CDS encoding glycosyltransferase, producing MIQDLTDIFSALTAFQVVVLAIAALLWLLRFVYLLLFPLRVLLAKNSRGDKTSETPLSIMVTVRNEEDNVREKLPKLLALEGVDYEVVAVDDFSQDSTLSVLGLLKQRYEKLKISSLSQETRHSEKLSQNIALKSASKEWILVFSVSAQNVSQEWLEGMAKLMKDNTSVKVAYVTVANQKNWFNKLYRVENFFQQIKSASYILNGAAFVYNEENVAFKKSEYFKRGGFGGKVQEPFANLELVLNDIIRKNNTELAFNAETVMEKQVAIGRADFRNLLRKSIRIEKYLSKWKRFLLSTDAITELLYPVFTGMALLFAFQLWPVVLALIVLKLLVFMVIIKILQNRLNERKLFITSLVFSFIMPYYKLIFRWHFNRISRNHKWKNKG from the coding sequence ATGATTCAGGATTTAACTGATATTTTTAGTGCATTAACTGCTTTCCAGGTTGTGGTGCTTGCAATTGCCGCTCTGTTGTGGTTGCTGCGTTTTGTATACCTGCTTTTATTTCCACTCCGCGTTCTTCTTGCGAAAAATAGTAGAGGCGATAAAACTTCGGAAACACCTTTGTCGATAATGGTTACCGTAAGAAACGAAGAAGACAATGTTCGTGAAAAATTACCAAAACTTCTTGCTCTGGAAGGTGTTGATTACGAGGTAGTAGCAGTTGATGATTTTTCACAAGACAGTACTTTGTCGGTGTTGGGATTGTTAAAGCAACGTTACGAGAAATTGAAGATATCTTCGCTAAGCCAGGAAACCCGGCATTCTGAAAAATTATCGCAGAATATTGCTCTGAAATCGGCTTCAAAAGAGTGGATTCTGGTATTTTCGGTAAGTGCACAAAATGTTTCGCAGGAATGGTTGGAAGGCATGGCAAAACTAATGAAAGACAATACTTCAGTAAAAGTTGCCTATGTTACAGTTGCCAATCAGAAAAACTGGTTTAATAAATTGTACCGGGTCGAGAATTTCTTTCAGCAAATAAAAAGTGCTTCGTACATACTAAATGGTGCCGCATTTGTGTATAACGAAGAAAATGTTGCCTTTAAAAAATCGGAATATTTTAAGCGTGGTGGATTTGGGGGGAAGGTACAGGAGCCTTTTGCCAATCTTGAATTGGTGCTAAACGATATCATACGCAAAAATAACACCGAGTTAGCTTTCAACGCCGAAACTGTTATGGAAAAACAGGTTGCGATAGGACGCGCTGATTTTAGGAATTTGCTCCGAAAAAGTATTCGAATTGAAAAATACCTTTCGAAATGGAAACGATTTTTACTGTCAACCGATGCAATAACCGAGTTGCTCTATCCGGTCTTTACAGGCATGGCTTTGTTGTTTGCATTTCAACTATGGCCTGTGGTGTTGGCACTTATTGTGCTTAAGTTGCTGGTTTTCATGGTTATCATAAAAATATTGCAGAATCGTTTGAATGAACGTAAATTATTCATAACTTCGTTAGTGTTCAGTTTTATAATGCCTTATTACAAGCTGATCTTTAGGTGGCATTTTAACCGAATAAGCCGAAACCATAAATGGAAAAACAAGGGGTAA
- a CDS encoding sigma-70 family RNA polymerase sigma factor has protein sequence MEKQGVILSEKARQDYELVKAALNGDDKAFARLLNRYKDAIYFMLLKMVNNRSDAEDLTLEAFGKAFKSLHQYSPTYAFSTWLFKIASNNCIDFLRKKKGVHVPIENNGQDDNSETIKLRSKDPDPEEKLIRQQKAILLRRVVRKLKPRYQILVELRYFREFSYEEIAKELDLPLGTVKAQLFRAREMLFKMIESTEIGRKE, from the coding sequence ATGGAAAAACAAGGGGTAATATTATCTGAGAAGGCGCGGCAAGACTACGAACTTGTTAAAGCTGCCCTGAATGGAGATGATAAAGCCTTTGCCCGTTTGTTAAATCGTTACAAAGATGCAATCTATTTTATGCTGCTTAAAATGGTTAATAACCGTAGCGATGCCGAGGATTTAACACTCGAAGCTTTCGGGAAAGCATTTAAAAGCCTGCACCAATATTCGCCTACTTACGCATTCAGTACCTGGTTGTTCAAAATTGCATCGAACAATTGCATCGACTTTTTACGCAAGAAAAAAGGAGTTCATGTACCCATTGAAAACAACGGGCAGGATGATAACAGTGAAACCATAAAATTGCGCTCGAAAGATCCCGATCCGGAAGAAAAGCTGATTCGTCAGCAGAAAGCTATTTTGCTGCGTCGCGTGGTAAGAAAGTTAAAACCGCGTTATCAAATTTTGGTAGAGTTGCGTTATTTCAGAGAGTTTTCGTACGAAGAAATTGCAAAAGAGTTAGATTTGCCACTCGGAACAGTAAAAGCACAGCTTTTCAGAGCTCGCGAAATGCTGTTTAAAATGATTGAAAGCACCGAGATTGGCAGAAAAGAATAA